A section of the Methanocaldococcus sp. FS406-22 genome encodes:
- the csm5 gene encoding type III-A CRISPR-associated RAMP protein Csm5, with protein MKVKCKTISPLFIGCGEEYSQLDYFIENDTAYIIDLEKAISELNDLKKVDEISRLIISNTTNNRLNLNAKDILESIGLNAEDYVVKKIKCEIKSDSKTRVKRFIYQNNNYYVPGSSIKGAIRTAYIFNYFDRNFTELIKILKDVKISDKGKEVVNRAISKNIHDDFFKYLLISDSDFVDEDFRFITTKRWKFANRRLGVKVDAEVMMNKNEFEVDIKINDEFFEKMKIKLNKPNNDIEKFEKLKDLCNEFSKTVVEFELKRNNPVHVEKFYEKLLADIRKGDALYLNLGFGGGFLSKTVYPLIWKHDKENRMFKEIKRVFLYLAGRNTKLKNAWYRANSYLDFPTTKTFYVKDKSVIAPLGWIKMELVE; from the coding sequence ATGAAAGTAAAATGTAAAACAATAAGTCCATTGTTTATTGGTTGTGGGGAAGAATATTCACAGCTGGATTATTTCATAGAAAATGATACTGCTTATATAATTGATTTAGAAAAGGCAATTTCTGAGTTAAATGACTTAAAAAAAGTGGATGAGATTAGCAGATTGATTATCTCCAACACTACAAACAATAGATTAAACCTCAATGCAAAGGACATCTTAGAAAGTATCGGTTTAAATGCTGAAGATTATGTTGTAAAAAAAATAAAATGTGAAATAAAGAGCGATAGTAAGACAAGAGTAAAAAGATTCATCTACCAAAATAATAACTATTATGTTCCAGGAAGTTCTATTAAAGGTGCTATAAGAACTGCTTATATATTCAATTACTTTGATAGAAACTTTACTGAATTAATTAAAATATTAAAAGATGTGAAAATTAGTGATAAAGGAAAAGAAGTTGTTAATAGAGCTATTAGTAAAAACATTCATGATGATTTCTTTAAATATCTGTTAATTTCAGATAGTGATTTTGTAGATGAGGATTTCAGGTTCATAACAACAAAAAGATGGAAATTTGCCAATAGAAGATTGGGAGTTAAAGTAGATGCTGAAGTAATGATGAATAAAAACGAGTTTGAGGTAGATATAAAAATTAACGATGAATTTTTTGAAAAAATGAAAATAAAATTAAATAAACCAAATAATGACATTGAAAAATTTGAAAAATTAAAAGATTTATGTAATGAGTTTTCAAAAACCGTTGTTGAGTTCGAATTAAAAAGAAACAATCCTGTTCATGTTGAAAAATTTTATGAAAAACTCTTAGCTGATATAAGAAAAGGAGATGCATTATATTTAAATTTAGGATTTGGAGGAGGGTTTTTAAGTAAGACCGTCTATCCGTTGATATGGAAGCACGATAAAGAAAACAGGATGTTTAAAGAAATTAAAAGAGTATTTCTATATTTGGCAGGAAGAAACACAAAACTAAAAAATGCATGGTATAGAGCAAACAGCTATTTAGATTTCCCTACAACAAAAACCTTCTATGTAAAAGATAAAAGTGTTATTGCTCCATTAGGATGGATTAAGATGGAGTTGGTGGAATAA
- the csx1 gene encoding CRISPR-associated CARF protein Csx1 has product MQRILIAPWGNFVTWKEVIYSFDGIEKESKSSISAICEKINPDKVYILVLDTLSNLESENYEDIVKEVKEKTESFIKENLNIDNYEIIVCPGVGTFPNGKFYGNLVDYYSFALYELSKRFDGDLEVHLDLTHGLNYMPVLTYRVVKDLLEIQSIKNKVRLVVYNSDPYVGREKETLNIHIVENKTIIPSLNFDGVTTNFLNTTKFIDKKDIGKIMKEINQNKKIRELKLMKQNINAFLASLVYALPLVYSTFFVDEEKINDKINEIISFFISNIKIDTENKELKRYLKFEDGFNALVKAYFTSKICKIPELIKDELSLKEIEELKNTLFKENPNAQFIKNEIASLYNIVNTKYKANELSEIIENWIPMYKFRREGVDKFNIRNFLAHAGFEKSVTEIYISAENKDGKIELNEKTSLRYNKDYIEEKDGIKRFVFKYKDKNGRIEEINILEKIEEIFLNK; this is encoded by the coding sequence ATGCAAAGAATATTAATTGCCCCTTGGGGAAACTTTGTAACATGGAAAGAAGTTATATACTCATTTGATGGCATTGAAAAAGAGTCAAAAAGTTCAATATCTGCAATTTGTGAAAAAATAAATCCAGATAAGGTTTATATATTGGTTTTAGACACTTTATCTAATTTAGAGTCAGAAAATTATGAAGATATTGTAAAAGAAGTTAAAGAAAAGACAGAGAGTTTTATAAAAGAAAATTTAAACATTGACAACTACGAAATAATTGTATGTCCAGGCGTTGGAACATTTCCAAACGGGAAATTTTATGGGAATTTAGTTGATTATTATTCCTTTGCTCTTTATGAATTGTCTAAAAGATTTGATGGGGACTTAGAGGTTCATTTAGACTTAACACATGGTTTAAATTACATGCCCGTCTTAACTTACAGAGTAGTTAAAGACCTTTTAGAGATTCAATCAATTAAAAACAAGGTTAGATTAGTTGTTTATAACTCCGACCCATATGTTGGAAGAGAAAAAGAAACATTAAATATTCATATTGTAGAGAATAAAACTATTATTCCATCCCTAAACTTTGATGGCGTAACAACAAACTTTTTAAATACTACCAAATTTATTGATAAAAAAGACATTGGCAAAATAATGAAGGAAATCAATCAAAATAAAAAGATAAGAGAGTTAAAGTTAATGAAACAAAATATAAATGCATTTTTAGCATCTTTAGTTTATGCCCTACCGTTAGTTTATTCTACATTTTTTGTTGATGAAGAAAAGATTAACGATAAAATAAACGAGATAATCAGTTTCTTTATTTCAAATATTAAGATAGATACAGAAAATAAAGAATTAAAAAGATATCTAAAATTCGAAGATGGATTTAATGCGTTAGTTAAAGCATACTTTACCTCAAAAATTTGCAAAATTCCAGAGTTAATAAAAGATGAATTATCTTTAAAAGAAATTGAAGAATTGAAAAATACTTTGTTTAAAGAAAATCCTAATGCTCAATTTATAAAGAACGAAATTGCATCCCTCTATAACATAGTCAATACTAAGTATAAAGCAAATGAGCTTAGCGAAATAATAGAAAATTGGATTCCAATGTATAAATTTAGAAGAGAGGGAGTTGATAAATTCAATATAAGAAACTTTTTAGCACATGCTGGATTTGAAAAAAGTGTGACTGAAATTTATATTTCAGCAGAAAATAAAGATGGAAAAATTGAACTCAATGAAAAAACTTCGCTTAGATATAATAAAGATTACATAGAAGAAAAAGATGGAATTAAAAGATTTGTATTTAAATACAAGGACAAAAATGGAAGAATAGAGGAGATAAATATCTTAGAAAAAATCGAAGAAATATTTCTTAATAAATAA
- a CDS encoding PFL family protein → MFRPEEIIETIKMIKMENLDLRTVTLGISLRDCVSKDLDELKENIYSKITSSAENLVDVANKVSEKYGIPIVNKRIAVTPISLVIGGAIKDLDREEQIKACVEVGEVLDKAAKKVGVDFLGGYSALVHKDATKEDKALIDSIPYMMEKTERVCSSINVASTKTGINMDAVKRMGEVIKETAFRTEKAIGCAKLVVFANAPEDNPFMAGAFHGVGEGDKVINVGVSGPGVVRAVIEKLPDADFGTLANEIKKVAFKITRVGELIGREVSKELGVKFGVVDLSLAPTPARGDSIANILEAMGLEKCGTHGSTAALALLNDAVKKGGAMATSYVGGLSGAFIPVSEDSGMVEAVEAGALSLEKLEAMTCVCSVGIDMVAIPGDTPASTISAIIADEMAIGVINNKTTAVRIIPVPGKKPGEYVDYGGLLGRAPIMKVNKYSSEKFIKRGGRIPAPLQALTN, encoded by the coding sequence ATGTTCAGACCAGAAGAAATCATTGAAACAATCAAAATGATTAAGATGGAAAACTTAGATTTAAGGACAGTTACCTTAGGAATAAGCTTAAGAGACTGTGTTTCAAAAGATTTGGATGAATTAAAAGAGAACATATACAGCAAAATAACATCCTCTGCAGAGAATTTAGTTGATGTAGCTAACAAAGTCTCTGAAAAGTATGGAATCCCAATAGTTAATAAAAGGATAGCTGTAACTCCAATATCATTAGTCATTGGTGGAGCTATAAAGGATTTAGATAGAGAGGAACAGATAAAAGCATGTGTTGAAGTTGGAGAGGTTTTAGACAAAGCTGCTAAGAAAGTTGGAGTGGATTTCTTAGGAGGATATTCAGCTTTAGTTCATAAGGATGCAACAAAGGAGGATAAGGCTTTAATTGACTCTATCCCATATATGATGGAGAAGACAGAGAGAGTTTGCTCTTCAATAAATGTTGCCTCAACAAAGACTGGCATTAACATGGATGCAGTTAAAAGAATGGGAGAAGTTATTAAAGAAACTGCCTTTAGAACAGAAAAAGCAATTGGATGTGCTAAGTTGGTTGTATTTGCCAATGCACCAGAAGACAACCCATTCATGGCTGGGGCATTTCATGGAGTTGGAGAGGGAGATAAAGTTATCAACGTAGGAGTTTCAGGGCCTGGAGTTGTTAGGGCAGTTATTGAAAAACTGCCAGATGCTGATTTTGGAACTTTAGCAAATGAAATTAAAAAAGTTGCATTTAAAATCACAAGGGTTGGAGAGTTGATTGGTAGAGAGGTTTCTAAAGAGTTGGGCGTTAAGTTTGGAGTTGTTGATTTGTCATTAGCTCCAACACCAGCAAGAGGAGACAGCATTGCCAACATCTTAGAGGCCATGGGTTTGGAGAAGTGTGGAACTCATGGTTCTACAGCGGCATTAGCTTTATTAAATGATGCAGTTAAAAAAGGAGGAGCAATGGCTACAAGCTATGTTGGTGGTTTGAGTGGGGCATTTATCCCAGTTAGTGAAGATAGTGGAATGGTCGAGGCAGTTGAGGCAGGGGCTTTAAGTTTAGAAAAATTAGAGGCAATGACGTGTGTTTGCTCTGTAGGTATAGATATGGTCGCCATTCCGGGAGATACACCAGCATCAACAATCTCTGCAATAATAGCTGATGAGATGGCTATTGGAGTTATAAATAACAAGACAACTGCCGTAAGAATTATCCCAGTGCCAGGTAAAAAGCCGGGAGAGTATGTTGATTATGGAGGTCTATTAGGAAGAGCTCCAATCATGAAGGTTAATAAATACTCATCTGAGAAATTCATTAAAAGAGGAGGTAGGATTCCAGCTCCATTGCAGGCATTAACTAACTAA
- a CDS encoding molybdenum cofactor guanylyltransferase, with translation MVTIIAGIILSGGKGERIGGKKPFRVFNGKYLINYPSDILKSLNIPFVTVFAKNSIDLDMEKKYLSKYKCLISFDLIEGKGPLMGILCGMRALNAKWFIVLPCDCPYVSKEALKKLISNIDIAEKNNNLCIIPKHENGYIEPLFALYKRDSLHILNKIIMENKNLSIRYFISHLNPLYIKAEELDKNKRIFKNINTIEELMNNE, from the coding sequence GTGGTAACCATCATTGCTGGCATAATTTTATCTGGTGGTAAGGGAGAGAGGATTGGTGGGAAAAAGCCATTCAGAGTTTTTAATGGCAAATATCTAATAAACTATCCCTCAGACATTTTAAAAAGCTTAAATATCCCTTTTGTTACTGTTTTTGCAAAAAACTCCATAGATTTAGACATGGAGAAAAAATATTTATCCAAATACAAATGCCTAATATCATTTGATTTGATTGAAGGTAAGGGGCCGTTAATGGGCATCTTATGTGGGATGAGGGCTTTAAATGCTAAGTGGTTTATTGTTTTACCTTGTGATTGCCCTTATGTAAGTAAAGAGGCTTTAAAAAAGTTAATATCCAATATAGATATTGCTGAAAAAAATAACAACCTCTGTATAATTCCAAAACATGAAAATGGATATATAGAGCCACTCTTTGCTTTATATAAGAGGGACTCATTACACATTTTAAATAAAATTATTATGGAGAATAAAAACTTATCCATTAGATATTTTATCTCCCATCTAAATCCCTTATACATAAAAGCTGAAGAATTAGACAAAAATAAGAGAATTTTTAAAAACATAAATACAATAGAAGAGTTGATGAATAATGAATAA
- a CDS encoding AAA family ATPase, which produces MKIKAIEVKNLFSYDDFKIEFNEGNIAVIVGPNNAGKTNLFRVLKFLKDVINDRIKSGKEIRNYLHKEDKPAKIIVDIKFDENEKHLLETFIECFIKLQLKSMYKNGIIKKEILNKFINLHLEGQIIWEYKGEYREAPKPYYKISMDEIIKPYIEILKKDRKKSGVSELNCRNGANCTIINKLLDIDINDELYCIIDRNQNQKGNIIFSGKNPIIKTENIFQNFKVNDESLCKWLNDYPSKYHELILLLILLKELYTKGLSKNSDGELLHKLENLCNYIGIDINKLNYGITPKLLLCEFIIKLFDKAIIRFEEVRGYPEMHDSNYIKLPLNLWVTMLSSHIDTPEKKYRIK; this is translated from the coding sequence ATGAAGATTAAAGCCATTGAAGTTAAGAATTTGTTTTCCTATGATGATTTTAAGATTGAATTTAATGAAGGCAATATTGCAGTTATTGTAGGGCCAAATAATGCTGGAAAGACAAATTTATTTAGAGTTTTGAAATTTTTGAAGGATGTGATAAATGATAGAATAAAATCTGGTAAAGAAATTAGAAATTATCTTCATAAAGAAGATAAACCAGCTAAGATTATAGTAGATATTAAGTTTGATGAAAATGAAAAACATCTTTTAGAGACATTTATTGAATGTTTTATAAAGCTACAATTAAAATCCATGTATAAAAATGGAATTATAAAAAAAGAAATTCTAAATAAATTTATTAATTTACATTTGGAAGGACAAATTATTTGGGAGTATAAGGGAGAATATCGTGAAGCTCCAAAACCCTATTATAAAATATCAATGGACGAAATAATAAAACCCTACATTGAAATATTAAAAAAAGACCGTAAAAAATCGGGAGTATCTGAGTTAAATTGTAGAAATGGAGCAAATTGCACTATTATAAACAAATTATTAGATATTGATATTAACGATGAGCTATATTGTATTATAGATAGAAACCAAAATCAAAAAGGAAACATTATTTTTAGTGGAAAAAATCCAATTATTAAAACAGAGAATATATTTCAAAATTTTAAAGTCAATGATGAGAGTCTTTGTAAATGGTTAAACGACTATCCAAGCAAGTATCATGAATTAATATTATTACTAATTTTGCTTAAAGAATTATATACTAAGGGATTATCCAAAAATTCAGATGGGGAGTTGCTCCATAAACTTGAAAATCTTTGTAATTATATAGGTATTGACATTAATAAGCTTAATTATGGCATTACTCCTAAATTATTATTATGTGAATTTATAATAAAACTCTTTGATAAAGCAATTATAAGATTTGAAGAAGTTAGAGGTTATCCCGAAATGCATGATTCCAACTACATAAAGCTTCCACTAAATCTCTGGGTTACTATGTTATCATCCCATATAGATACTCCAGAAAAAAAATATAGGATTAAATAA
- a CDS encoding ATP-dependent endonuclease, protein MRKKYESIKIYFGNIFSQEGINFDVVNYEGYPEIVITHNNKQLPIDMVGSGIFEVLNLLAVVIGAEEKVILLDEPALHLHPVYQKKLLKDVFEKLNENGNNQIIIITHSPYFIDLKTLKNTFRFYKENSKTKVINVEELLNGIINLKDFTKNDALIRSLFANGVILVEGVSEFLSIPILLRKLNYALEDYNLEIINVESKTGFEKYVRLMNSLKIPCAVVCDGDTAYNLYNKDGGKWKLNKNLPHIINIYKKIKPFWVKDKDIDIDKILEDIENKIATKKSSLEEEIDKDDKLEEELVERGIKPIYEEIKDILINKLFIFACKEYDWTGFLGIKKDETEKCIQKAYEFDDEEKLKDLKNFIKNFIDKRINPKINHNTALNTFKDGGNHDYS, encoded by the coding sequence ATTAGAAAGAAATATGAGAGTATTAAAATATATTTTGGGAATATATTTAGTCAAGAGGGCATAAATTTCGATGTTGTAAATTATGAAGGTTATCCAGAAATTGTTATTACTCATAACAATAAACAGCTACCAATTGATATGGTAGGTTCTGGAATTTTTGAAGTTTTGAATCTCTTAGCAGTTGTTATCGGTGCGGAGGAAAAAGTTATCTTATTAGATGAACCAGCACTGCACTTACATCCAGTTTATCAGAAAAAATTATTAAAAGATGTATTTGAGAAATTAAATGAAAATGGGAATAATCAAATTATAATAATAACACATTCACCATATTTCATTGATTTAAAAACCCTAAAAAATACATTTAGATTTTATAAGGAAAATAGCAAAACAAAAGTAATAAATGTAGAAGAACTTTTAAATGGAATTATAAATCTGAAAGATTTTACAAAAAATGATGCTTTAATCCGTTCATTATTTGCTAATGGGGTTATTTTAGTGGAGGGTGTTTCAGAATTCTTGAGCATTCCAATATTATTAAGAAAACTAAATTATGCATTAGAAGATTATAACTTGGAGATTATTAATGTTGAGAGTAAAACAGGATTTGAAAAATATGTTAGATTGATGAATTCTCTGAAAATACCTTGTGCAGTAGTTTGTGATGGAGATACAGCATATAATCTTTATAATAAAGATGGTGGAAAATGGAAATTAAACAAGAATTTACCACATATTATTAACATATACAAAAAAATAAAACCATTTTGGGTTAAAGATAAAGATATAGATATAGACAAAATCTTAGAAGATATTGAAAATAAAATAGCTACTAAAAAATCAAGTTTAGAAGAAGAAATTGACAAAGATGATAAATTAGAAGAAGAGCTTGTCGAAAGAGGAATTAAACCAATATATGAAGAAATTAAAGACATTTTAATAAATAAACTATTCATATTTGCATGTAAAGAATATGACTGGACTGGATTTTTAGGAATTAAAAAAGATGAGACTGAAAAATGTATCCAAAAAGCTTATGAATTTGATGATGAAGAAAAACTAAAAGATTTAAAAAACTTCATTAAAAACTTTATAGATAAACGTATTAATCCTAAAATAAACCATAATACAGCCTTAAACACATTTAAAGACGGTGGTAACCATGATTACAGTTAA
- a CDS encoding ABC transporter ATP-binding protein: MITVKVKNLTKKYGDFKALDKVSFEAKKGEILGIVGKSGAGKSTLIRILRGSLDYDEGEVEILGRKDNFKEITAIHLQRNFALWAEPVINNIIRKLYAIRNNSDELLPMEEEWEDYEKTAIEILKLVGLEHKKDAFANILSGGEKQRLILGRQIAKIYEKGEGVLLLDEPATMACPASKQKLLDVIKNIRDKLGITVIITSHLPEIHRYLCDRLILLENGRVKMDGDVEEVLNEFLKEMKPPYIRTPKIKDNAIIKVRNVAKRYYVVHGGETLNLKNVSFDVKEGEILSIIGPSGVGKTVIMRLMAGLELPDEGKIIVDGVDITNYGWERIELRKRIGIMHQEFSLPYYQTVENLLKYRLGLKGEKAIAHAKAKAEELGLSPKIVDAIYQLIDAPESERISKLQKMGLTEDIIYKLFPPVVESFEPEEILEALDLGKDILKKKVIELSGGQKVRVAMALQLITKPKILFLDEPFGDLDPITLRDVANYLKIINERFGTTIVLVSHCVEFIKEISDRAILLDENRLVMEGNPEEVCEEFIRRSNARFMREESSYNSKKSVLTSE; the protein is encoded by the coding sequence ATGATTACAGTTAAAGTTAAAAACTTAACCAAAAAATACGGAGATTTTAAAGCATTAGACAAAGTTTCATTTGAAGCAAAGAAAGGAGAAATCTTAGGAATTGTAGGAAAGAGTGGAGCTGGGAAATCAACACTAATAAGAATTTTAAGAGGTAGCTTAGATTATGATGAGGGAGAAGTTGAGATTTTAGGTAGAAAGGATAACTTTAAAGAGATAACAGCCATACATTTGCAGAGAAACTTTGCACTATGGGCAGAGCCAGTTATAAACAACATAATTAGAAAGCTCTATGCAATAAGAAACAACTCTGATGAGTTATTACCAATGGAAGAAGAATGGGAAGATTATGAAAAAACAGCAATAGAAATACTAAAATTAGTTGGTTTAGAGCATAAAAAAGATGCTTTTGCAAATATATTGAGTGGTGGAGAGAAGCAGAGGCTAATCTTAGGCAGACAGATAGCTAAAATCTATGAGAAGGGAGAGGGGGTTTTATTATTAGATGAACCAGCAACAATGGCATGCCCAGCATCAAAGCAGAAGCTATTAGATGTTATTAAAAACATTAGAGATAAATTAGGCATAACTGTAATAATAACCTCTCACTTGCCAGAAATCCATAGATACCTCTGTGATAGACTAATTTTGTTAGAAAATGGAAGGGTAAAGATGGATGGAGATGTTGAAGAAGTTTTAAATGAATTCTTAAAAGAGATGAAACCTCCATACATAAGAACTCCAAAGATAAAGGACAACGCAATAATAAAGGTTAGAAATGTTGCTAAGAGATATTACGTTGTTCATGGTGGAGAGACATTAAATCTAAAAAATGTCTCATTCGATGTTAAAGAGGGGGAGATTCTATCAATTATTGGGCCAAGTGGAGTTGGAAAGACAGTTATTATGAGATTAATGGCTGGTTTAGAGTTACCAGATGAAGGAAAGATAATAGTTGATGGTGTTGATATAACCAACTACGGATGGGAGAGAATAGAGCTTAGAAAGAGAATTGGAATTATGCATCAAGAATTTTCCCTTCCATACTATCAAACAGTTGAGAACCTATTAAAATACAGATTAGGGCTTAAAGGAGAGAAAGCTATAGCACATGCAAAAGCAAAGGCTGAGGAATTGGGCTTATCTCCAAAGATTGTTGATGCTATCTACCAATTAATAGATGCTCCAGAGTCAGAGAGAATTTCAAAACTGCAAAAGATGGGATTGACAGAGGATATAATCTATAAACTCTTCCCACCAGTAGTTGAGAGCTTTGAGCCAGAGGAGATTTTAGAGGCTTTAGATTTAGGAAAAGATATTTTAAAGAAAAAGGTTATTGAACTAAGTGGAGGGCAAAAAGTAAGAGTAGCTATGGCTTTACAGTTGATAACAAAGCCAAAAATATTGTTCTTAGATGAGCCATTTGGAGACTTAGACCCAATAACTTTGAGGGATGTAGCTAACTATCTAAAAATAATCAATGAGAGGTTTGGCACTACAATAGTTTTAGTCTCTCACTGTGTAGAGTTCATTAAAGAGATTAGTGATAGAGCCATCCTATTGGATGAGAACAGGTTAGTTATGGAAGGAAATCCAGAGGAGGTTTGTGAAGAGTTTATAAGAAGAAGTAACGCAAGATTTATGAGGGAAGAATCCTCTTATAACTCTAAGAAATCTGTTTTAACAAGTGAATAA
- the pdxT gene encoding pyridoxal 5'-phosphate synthase glutaminase subunit PdxT encodes MIIGVLAIQGDVEEHEEAVKKAGYEAKKVKRPEDLEGIDALIIPGGESTAIGKLMKKYGLLEKIKNSNLPILGTCAGMVLLSKGTGINQILLELMDITVKRNAYGRQVDSFEKEIEFKDLGKVYGVFIRAPVVDKILSDDVEVIAKDDDKIVGVKQGKYMALSFHPELSEDGYKVYKYFVENCVENKK; translated from the coding sequence ATGATTATTGGTGTCTTAGCAATTCAAGGAGATGTTGAAGAGCATGAAGAGGCAGTTAAAAAAGCTGGCTATGAGGCAAAGAAAGTTAAAAGACCAGAGGATTTAGAAGGAATTGATGCCCTAATAATTCCAGGAGGAGAAAGCACAGCTATAGGAAAATTAATGAAAAAATATGGATTATTAGAAAAAATAAAAAACTCCAATTTACCAATATTAGGGACGTGTGCTGGAATGGTTTTATTATCAAAAGGAACTGGAATTAATCAAATTTTGTTGGAATTGATGGACATCACAGTTAAAAGAAATGCTTATGGAAGACAAGTAGATAGCTTTGAAAAAGAGATTGAATTTAAAGATTTAGGAAAGGTTTATGGTGTATTTATAAGAGCTCCAGTGGTTGATAAGATTTTGAGTGATGATGTGGAAGTTATAGCAAAAGATGATGATAAGATAGTTGGTGTTAAGCAAGGCAAATACATGGCTTTGTCATTTCATCCAGAACTATCCGAGGACGGATATAAGGTTTATAAGTATTTTGTTGAGAACTGCGTAGAAAATAAAAAATAA
- the sepS gene encoding O-phosphoserine--tRNA ligase, whose translation MRFDINKVLELAEKDFEKAWRETKALIKDKHIDERYPRLKPIYGKPHPVMETIERLRQAYLRMGFEEMINPVIVDEVEIYKQFGPEAMAVLDRCFYLAGLPRPDVGLGNEKVEIIKNLGIDIDEEKKEKLREVLHLYKKGAIDGDDLVFEIAKALNVSNEMGLKVLETAFPEFKDLKPEPTTLTLRSHMTSGWFITLSSLIKKRNLPLKLFSIDRCFRREQREDRSHLMSYHSASCVVVGEDVSVDDGKIVAEGLLAQFGFTKFKFKPDEKKSKYYTPETQTEVYAYHPKLGEWIEVATFGVYSPIALAKYGIDVPVMNLGLGVERLAMIIYGYEDVRAMVYPQFYEYRLSDRDIAGMIKVDKVPILDELYNFASELIDICIANKDKESPCSIEVKREFNFNGEKKIIKVEIFENEPNKKLLGPSVLNEVYVYDGNIYGIPPTYEGVKEEYIPILKKAKEEGVSTNIRYIDGIIYKLVAKIEEALVSNVDEFKFRVPIVRSLGDINLKIDELALKQIMGENKVIDVRGPVFLNAKVEIK comes from the coding sequence ATGAGGTTTGATATAAATAAGGTTTTAGAATTGGCAGAGAAGGATTTTGAGAAGGCATGGAGAGAGACAAAGGCATTAATAAAAGATAAACATATTGATGAGAGATATCCGAGATTAAAGCCTATCTATGGAAAGCCACATCCAGTAATGGAGACAATAGAAAGATTGAGGCAAGCTTATCTAAGAATGGGATTTGAAGAGATGATTAATCCAGTTATTGTTGATGAGGTAGAGATTTATAAGCAATTCGGCCCAGAGGCAATGGCTGTATTGGATAGATGCTTTTACTTAGCTGGATTGCCAAGGCCAGATGTGGGTTTAGGAAATGAGAAGGTTGAGATTATAAAAAATTTAGGCATTGATATAGATGAGGAGAAGAAAGAAAAGCTGAGAGAAGTTCTCCATTTGTATAAAAAAGGAGCTATAGATGGGGATGATTTAGTATTTGAGATTGCTAAAGCTTTAAATGTGAGCAATGAGATGGGGTTAAAGGTTTTAGAGACAGCATTTCCTGAATTTAAGGATTTGAAGCCAGAGCCAACAACATTAACATTAAGAAGCCACATGACATCTGGATGGTTTATAACTCTAAGCAGTTTAATAAAAAAGAGAAATCTGCCATTAAAGTTATTCTCAATTGATAGATGTTTTAGGAGGGAGCAGAGAGAAGATAGGAGTCATTTAATGAGCTATCACTCTGCATCTTGTGTAGTTGTTGGTGAGGATGTTAGTGTGGATGATGGTAAAATAGTTGCTGAAGGTTTATTAGCTCAATTTGGATTCACAAAATTTAAGTTTAAGCCTGATGAGAAGAAGAGCAAATACTACACTCCAGAAACACAGACAGAGGTTTATGCTTATCATCCAAAGTTGGGAGAGTGGATTGAAGTAGCAACCTTTGGGGTTTATTCACCAATTGCCTTGGCTAAGTATGGCATAGATGTGCCAGTTATGAATCTTGGATTAGGAGTTGAGAGGTTGGCAATGATAATTTATGGCTATGAGGATGTTAGGGCAATGGTCTATCCTCAATTTTATGAATATAGGTTGAGTGATAGAGACATAGCTGGGATGATAAAGGTTGATAAAGTTCCTATATTGGATGAGCTTTATAACTTTGCAAGTGAGCTTATTGATATCTGTATAGCCAACAAAGATAAAGAAAGCCCATGCTCAATTGAGGTTAAGAGGGAATTTAACTTTAATGGAGAGAAAAAGATAATTAAGGTAGAGATATTTGAAAATGAGCCAAATAAAAAGTTGTTAGGGCCTTCAGTATTAAATGAAGTCTATGTCTATGATGGAAATATCTATGGTATTCCTCCAACTTATGAAGGAGTTAAAGAGGAATATATCCCAATCTTAAAGAAAGCTAAGGAAGAGGGAGTTTCTACAAACATCAGATATATAGATGGAATTATCTATAAGTTGGTGGCTAAGATTGAGGAGGCATTGGTTTCAAATGTAGATGAGTTTAAGTTCAGAGTCCCAATAGTTAGGAGTTTAGGAGATATAAACTTAAAAATTGACGAATTAGCTTTAAAACAGATAATGGGAGAGAATAAGGTTATAGACGTTAGAGGACCGGTTTTCTTAAATGCAAAAGTTGAGATAAAATAG